A DNA window from bacterium contains the following coding sequences:
- a CDS encoding tetratricopeptide repeat protein, giving the protein MKQNLINSLSLLVVAFVLVARGVLAEGGAAPVQTHSNSPFDTLGAAQTALEDGFCELAQKQAEAVLKDEALPPSLRGEATIVLARALYGQRRFKEMAAQIEAAGLTLPATQAGAMVYWHAVAQYESGNIRLALDELRNFEGRFPGSPLISRASRLEAWANLKEGRQAEALAVFERFDRQFGVTDEGSDNLLDWGQALLDSGNVTAARGILERLVTRQAELASVQDGKLLLAKALVVDGKWESAWNILTLMAGDPMVRLDRRALALLTISEVNAAQTNYAAAVTSASKAVDLAPTTGLKNRGRALWGKWLLRQKKIAEGAELLRPVIAQLTDDPVSGELQLELAAGYYDLKQFEKAAQEFQYYLETFKIPDGRLVAFKGRGLALWELQRYAEAATMFEKAAGLVTDPALCEPLLIKAADALFANAQYTLAEAAYENVLTRYPASALNPQVLYQLGECLARQLLRREAEGRFRELVRKMPSSPLAERALMRIAEMKEEQGPAFVREALAAYLEVMSVYPAGALFAEALHRHGLAAYQMGDIDVALSDFSRVVKEFPGSRVAPQAYFMRGWALYMRGQEEESLKVCKAFVERYPDSEWTPGVIFWIGEYAFNHGRYADAEARFIKLADKSPQDALADQSLIWAGRSAMMQKEYLRAVESLSRMTRTYPTSLHMAEARFLQADALSELGEFSRAILVFDELIEKFPNSPLVSAAWGRRGDCHFTLGATDPKRYAEAITSYRAVSRSPGTPFDLELQAEYKIGRCYDKMGKLSEAFEQYYTRVVCRYLADKQKDSAAAVWFTKAAFSAADILELEKNWKRAMKVLERVEGAQIPASADARKRIEQIRSEHWVW; this is encoded by the coding sequence ATGAAACAGAATTTAATTAATTCGCTTTCGCTGTTGGTGGTGGCTTTTGTATTGGTCGCGAGAGGGGTGTTGGCCGAGGGGGGGGCGGCCCCCGTGCAGACCCACTCCAATTCTCCTTTTGATACCCTGGGTGCAGCCCAGACCGCGTTGGAAGACGGCTTCTGCGAGTTGGCTCAAAAGCAGGCTGAAGCCGTTTTGAAAGATGAGGCGCTGCCGCCTTCACTGCGGGGGGAGGCGACGATCGTTTTGGCTCGGGCTCTATATGGCCAACGGCGGTTCAAGGAGATGGCCGCACAAATCGAAGCGGCTGGCCTGACTTTACCTGCTACACAGGCGGGGGCCATGGTTTATTGGCATGCTGTGGCGCAGTATGAATCCGGCAATATCCGTTTGGCACTCGATGAACTTCGCAATTTTGAAGGGCGATTCCCCGGCAGTCCCTTGATTTCGAGAGCATCCCGTCTCGAGGCCTGGGCGAATCTTAAGGAAGGCCGCCAGGCCGAAGCGTTGGCGGTATTCGAACGCTTTGATCGCCAGTTTGGAGTCACCGACGAGGGGTCTGACAATTTGTTGGACTGGGGACAAGCCTTGCTCGATTCTGGGAACGTCACGGCGGCACGGGGCATTTTGGAAAGATTGGTTACACGACAGGCAGAATTGGCGTCTGTTCAGGATGGCAAGTTGTTGCTGGCGAAAGCCCTGGTGGTGGATGGGAAATGGGAGTCGGCCTGGAATATCCTGACGCTGATGGCGGGCGATCCGATGGTGCGACTGGATCGGCGGGCGTTGGCATTGTTGACTATCAGCGAGGTGAATGCCGCCCAAACTAATTATGCGGCAGCGGTAACCTCGGCGTCAAAAGCCGTTGATTTGGCGCCCACCACGGGTCTTAAAAATAGAGGCCGAGCCTTGTGGGGCAAGTGGTTACTTCGACAAAAGAAAATTGCCGAGGGGGCGGAGTTGTTGCGTCCCGTGATCGCTCAACTCACGGATGATCCGGTTTCCGGCGAACTGCAGTTGGAATTGGCGGCAGGCTATTATGATTTGAAACAATTCGAAAAAGCGGCCCAGGAATTCCAATACTATCTGGAAACTTTTAAGATTCCCGACGGGCGTTTGGTGGCCTTTAAGGGGCGCGGGCTCGCCTTGTGGGAACTGCAACGTTATGCCGAGGCCGCTACGATGTTTGAGAAAGCGGCAGGCTTGGTGACGGATCCGGCCCTGTGTGAGCCCCTCCTGATCAAGGCGGCGGATGCGTTGTTTGCCAATGCCCAATATACATTGGCGGAGGCCGCTTACGAAAATGTTTTAACCCGATACCCTGCCTCGGCATTGAACCCGCAAGTTCTCTATCAGTTGGGTGAATGTCTTGCCCGGCAACTCCTGCGGCGGGAGGCGGAGGGGCGTTTCCGTGAATTGGTGCGCAAAATGCCCTCCAGTCCACTGGCCGAGCGGGCGTTAATGAGAATTGCCGAGATGAAAGAGGAACAGGGGCCGGCGTTTGTGCGGGAGGCCTTGGCCGCCTATCTTGAAGTGATGTCCGTTTATCCGGCAGGGGCGCTCTTTGCAGAGGCGCTTCATCGGCATGGTTTGGCGGCCTATCAGATGGGGGATATTGATGTTGCCCTCAGCGATTTTTCAAGGGTCGTCAAGGAGTTTCCCGGCAGTCGGGTCGCACCCCAGGCTTACTTCATGCGGGGCTGGGCACTCTATATGCGCGGGCAGGAAGAGGAGTCGCTCAAGGTCTGTAAGGCCTTTGTCGAACGTTATCCGGACAGTGAATGGACGCCGGGTGTCATCTTCTGGATCGGCGAGTATGCGTTCAATCATGGGCGTTATGCCGATGCCGAAGCCCGGTTTATCAAGTTGGCCGACAAATCGCCGCAGGATGCCCTGGCAGATCAGTCACTGATTTGGGCCGGTCGGTCAGCCATGATGCAGAAAGAGTACTTGCGGGCAGTGGAGTCGTTATCCCGGATGACACGGACCTATCCGACTAGTTTGCACATGGCAGAGGCGCGGTTTTTGCAGGCGGATGCCTTGAGTGAGCTGGGGGAATTTTCACGGGCGATTCTGGTGTTTGATGAACTGATTGAAAAGTTCCCAAACTCGCCGTTGGTCAGCGCCGCCTGGGGACGTCGTGGTGACTGTCATTTCACGCTGGGGGCAACGGATCCAAAACGCTATGCCGAGGCTATCACTTCGTATCGGGCGGTCAGTCGTTCCCCGGGAACACCGTTTGATCTCGAGCTTCAGGCGGAATACAAAATCGGCCGGTGTTACGATAAGATGGGAAAATTGAGCGAAGCCTTTGAGCAATACTATACACGGGTGGTTTGCCGATATCTGGCGGACAAGCAGAAGGACAGCGCGGCCGCTGTCTGGTTTACCAAGGCGGCTTTTTCTGCTGCAGATATTCTGGAATTGGAAAAAAATTGGAAACGAGCCATGAAGGTGCTGGAGCGGGTTGAGGGGGCTCAGATACCGGCCAGTGCTGATGCCCGTAAGCGAATTGAACAGATCCGTTCAGAACACTGGGTTTGGTAA
- a CDS encoding MotA/TolQ/ExbB proton channel family protein translates to MFDLLNEGGLIAWIISGAGVFAFMLFMERLLMLHRARIKSEDFIAGICNNLGRGNVDEALAICDDTPGPVAVIVRAAILNRRAEKDAIRTAMENAGRTEISRMERRLTNFVTIAQVAPIFGLLGTVVGMIKSLQIMQAAAPLVQPGDVMGGLMQALVTTAVGLAVAAPCYVAFNFLTGKVEKIVIDMERAAADMIAFLSGMPIVHDDPGMEKDE, encoded by the coding sequence ATGTTCGATCTTTTGAATGAAGGTGGATTGATTGCCTGGATCATTTCAGGTGCCGGTGTTTTTGCTTTCATGCTTTTCATGGAGCGTCTTTTGATGTTACATCGGGCCCGTATCAAATCCGAGGATTTCATTGCCGGGATTTGTAACAATCTGGGACGGGGGAACGTTGATGAAGCCCTCGCCATTTGTGATGATACCCCGGGACCGGTAGCGGTCATTGTGCGGGCGGCCATTCTCAATCGGCGGGCCGAAAAGGATGCCATCCGGACGGCGATGGAAAATGCCGGGCGCACGGAAATTTCCCGTATGGAACGGCGGTTGACGAATTTTGTAACGATCGCCCAGGTCGCTCCGATTTTCGGACTGCTTGGGACGGTGGTCGGAATGATTAAATCCCTCCAGATCATGCAGGCGGCGGCCCCCCTGGTTCAGCCTGGTGACGTGATGGGAGGCTTGATGCAGGCCTTGGTCACCACCGCAGTGGGTCTCGCCGTGGCGGCCCCCTGTTATGTGGCCTTTAATTTTCTCACGGGTAAGGTGGAGAAAATTGTTATCGATATGGAACGCGCTGCCGCGGATATGATTGCCTTCCTGTCTGGCATGCCTATCGTTCATGATGATCCTGGAATGGAGAAGGACGAATGA
- a CDS encoding biopolymer transporter ExbD yields the protein MIKREEPKAIGWTVHGFRHYHPQNRLNKGLVATAPWMSVTLLIALYLYLLAPNVLQPGMVLQLPVAPFSDGRHYGHNVAVLSLPMAGRTERDEIFFFDDQRYLGREPAEMDALRGALATAWTQKPNLPMVIEADRMVRHDTVVKLFEMAAEAGFREVNLATRPSQR from the coding sequence ATGATCAAACGAGAGGAACCCAAGGCGATTGGCTGGACGGTACATGGATTCCGGCATTACCACCCTCAAAACCGTTTAAATAAGGGGTTGGTCGCAACGGCACCCTGGATGAGTGTCACGTTGTTAATTGCATTATATCTCTATCTGCTAGCTCCGAATGTTCTGCAACCGGGCATGGTTTTGCAACTTCCGGTGGCACCCTTTTCGGATGGGCGTCATTATGGACATAATGTGGCGGTGCTTTCCCTGCCTATGGCGGGGCGGACGGAACGGGACGAAATTTTCTTTTTTGACGATCAGCGATATTTGGGGCGTGAACCGGCGGAGATGGATGCATTGCGCGGAGCCCTCGCCACGGCCTGGACACAGAAACCAAATCTACCGATGGTCATTGAGGCCGATCGGATGGTACGGCATGACACCGTTGTGAAACTTTTTGAGATGGCGGCGGAGGCCGGGTTTCGTGAAGTTAACCTGGCGACAAGGCCATCCCAGAGGTAA
- the hisD gene encoding histidinol dehydrogenase, giving the protein MEIKIAKWAADKPSAIVTSFLKRPAFDPGAETAARATLEDIRLNGDSAVLKAIKEFDGVSLNAARMRVTMAELAEARETVDAQFRSAARETYKRVTTFSRAGMKKDWKIFSPKGGELGEQFVPLDRVGVYIPGGQAPLVSTVFMTVTLARVAGVQEIVVCTPSDANGKVNPYILFALEMAGATEIYRVGGIQAIGLMAYGTKTVTRVQKIVGPGGAYVTAAKKLVYGEVALDLVAGPSEIAILADDTAHPECVAADLLSQAEHGTGLEKAILVTTSSVLATKVSEQLLSQAETLPRKNAIHKVLDKGTLLVIVNTLDEGMDLCNQFAPEHFEIMVREPRSWLRKVRTAGAVFFGMWTPESVGDFVAGPSHVLPTGGTATMFSGLTVDDFRRRTSFMAFTRADLQETLPVIEAFGRVEGLEAHARAARVRFEV; this is encoded by the coding sequence ATGGAAATCAAAATCGCGAAATGGGCGGCGGATAAACCGTCAGCCATCGTGACCTCTTTTTTAAAACGTCCGGCGTTTGATCCCGGTGCTGAAACCGCTGCCCGTGCCACCCTTGAGGATATCCGATTGAACGGGGATTCTGCTGTGCTTAAAGCGATCAAGGAATTTGACGGCGTGTCATTGAATGCCGCACGAATGCGGGTAACCATGGCCGAACTGGCGGAGGCTCGCGAAACCGTTGATGCCCAATTCCGAAGTGCGGCCCGCGAAACGTATAAACGCGTGACCACTTTTTCACGTGCCGGGATGAAAAAAGACTGGAAGATTTTCAGCCCCAAGGGTGGTGAACTCGGCGAGCAATTTGTTCCGTTGGATCGGGTAGGGGTGTATATCCCCGGCGGCCAGGCCCCCTTGGTTTCAACTGTATTTATGACCGTTACCCTGGCCCGGGTAGCGGGTGTACAGGAAATTGTGGTATGTACGCCATCTGATGCCAATGGCAAGGTGAATCCCTATATTCTTTTCGCACTTGAAATGGCCGGGGCTACGGAAATCTATCGCGTGGGGGGCATCCAGGCCATCGGGTTGATGGCGTATGGCACCAAGACTGTTACACGTGTACAGAAAATTGTGGGGCCGGGCGGAGCTTATGTGACGGCTGCTAAAAAATTGGTTTACGGGGAGGTCGCACTGGACCTTGTGGCTGGCCCGAGCGAGATCGCTATTCTGGCTGATGACACGGCACATCCTGAATGTGTGGCGGCAGACCTCCTTTCCCAGGCTGAACATGGAACGGGCCTGGAAAAGGCCATTTTGGTGACCACTTCAAGTGTGCTCGCCACGAAGGTGTCGGAGCAACTACTCTCGCAGGCGGAAACATTACCCCGGAAAAATGCCATTCATAAAGTGCTCGATAAAGGCACATTGCTTGTCATTGTCAACACGTTGGATGAAGGAATGGATCTATGCAATCAGTTTGCACCTGAACACTTTGAAATCATGGTTCGTGAGCCACGGAGTTGGTTGCGAAAAGTCAGGACTGCCGGCGCGGTGTTCTTTGGCATGTGGACGCCTGAATCCGTTGGTGATTTCGTGGCCGGGCCCAGTCACGTTCTGCCTACGGGGGGGACCGCGACCATGTTCTCTGGTCTGACGGTGGATGACTTCCGGCGGCGAACAAGTTTTATGGCATTTACCCGTGCCGATTTGCAGGAAACACTTCCCGTGATTGAGGCTTTTGGACGTGTTGAAGGTCTGGAGGCCCATGCCCGGGCCGCTCGGGTAAGATTTGAGGTTTAA